One stretch of Roseimicrobium sp. ORNL1 DNA includes these proteins:
- a CDS encoding Amuc_1098 family type IV pilus outer membrane protein has translation MYTPASHDTTSPGTEPFPFATVSKKRSLFHYTAPWCAVTALSCAAALAGPPSTGNASAVAQREIARRMQRVADARAAIAEGDKLMEAKDCDRALQQYLTAIELLPMAPVSAQERAEANAKYAEAAVCLAAERAKNGHYGEARTLLNDALKRQPDFKKAEVLLKQLDDPERYEVALTPGHVENVHEVQKALEKGYSYYNLGDFDKANKTFQEALRIDPYNKAARRGMEQVEQQRADYFDVARDHTRVKMLNAVNQAWEDPVPISLQNNVASAYGQTISAGAYYTDKMSRIIFPTVQFAGASIEEAVEFLRIKSKDYDTIERDPAKRGVNLIIKPGTAPSTATISLDLKDVPMSEALRYITELGGMKYKVEPYAVVVVPLSEVGNEMYTRTFKVPPDFLTSAAADGAGAGPAAPADPFAPASGTATSSLKTKANAKDILVQNGIPFPDGSSAAFISATSQLIVRNTQPSLDLVEQYVEELTRKVPQQVYITAKFVEVSQKNTDELGFDWTMGAFNIGGQRVFGSGGTTGNSANGSVSGTDFPFSLDGSVVGSNPITSGNRSGSTAISTDSIDGLLNAQNLASSLAPGVFAVSGVYTDPQFQMVIRALSQKKGVDLMSAPSVTTRSGQRATVEVIREFIYPTEFDPPQIPQSVGATTGSTVGTSSSSTFPVTPTTPTAFEMRPVGVRMEVDPVIGPDGYTIDLNLAPEVTEFEGFINYGSPINTSSTDALGNPTTVTLTENRIEQPIFSTRKVTTAVTVWDGQTVAMGGLIREDVQQVDDKVPILGDIPILGRLFQSKAEDHYKRNLMVFVTASLIDPSGEKIRKPAPALEPADSLPTVETTLLPPVSPSQPVLPLNP, from the coding sequence ATGTACACCCCCGCCAGCCATGACACGACGTCGCCGGGCACCGAGCCGTTTCCCTTTGCGACCGTTAGCAAAAAAAGATCCTTGTTCCACTACACCGCTCCGTGGTGTGCAGTCACGGCGTTGTCTTGCGCAGCGGCGCTCGCGGGTCCACCGTCCACGGGAAATGCCTCGGCCGTCGCCCAACGCGAAATCGCGCGCCGCATGCAGCGCGTTGCTGATGCCCGGGCCGCGATTGCCGAAGGGGACAAGCTGATGGAGGCCAAGGATTGTGATCGAGCACTCCAGCAATATCTCACTGCTATTGAATTGCTGCCGATGGCTCCGGTGTCAGCGCAAGAGCGCGCGGAAGCCAATGCCAAATATGCCGAAGCCGCCGTCTGCCTGGCTGCTGAACGTGCCAAGAATGGGCACTATGGCGAAGCCCGCACCCTGCTCAATGATGCCCTGAAGCGGCAGCCCGATTTCAAGAAAGCTGAAGTCCTTCTCAAGCAGCTCGATGATCCGGAGCGCTATGAGGTCGCGCTCACACCGGGACACGTGGAGAACGTGCATGAAGTCCAGAAGGCCCTGGAGAAGGGCTACAGCTACTACAACCTCGGAGACTTCGACAAGGCCAACAAAACGTTCCAGGAAGCCCTGCGCATCGACCCCTATAACAAGGCAGCGCGGCGCGGCATGGAACAGGTGGAACAGCAGCGCGCTGATTACTTCGACGTCGCACGCGATCACACGCGGGTGAAGATGCTGAATGCGGTGAACCAGGCCTGGGAGGATCCCGTACCGATTTCTCTTCAGAACAATGTAGCCTCTGCGTACGGCCAGACCATCAGTGCGGGGGCTTATTACACCGACAAGATGTCCCGCATCATCTTTCCCACGGTGCAGTTCGCCGGTGCGAGCATTGAAGAGGCCGTCGAATTCCTGCGCATCAAGAGCAAGGACTATGACACCATCGAGCGGGATCCCGCGAAGCGCGGAGTGAACCTCATCATCAAGCCAGGCACAGCGCCTTCCACCGCGACCATCAGCCTGGATCTCAAGGACGTGCCGATGTCCGAAGCCCTGCGCTACATCACTGAACTCGGTGGGATGAAGTACAAGGTGGAACCCTATGCCGTGGTGGTGGTGCCTCTCTCGGAGGTGGGCAATGAGATGTACACGCGCACCTTCAAAGTGCCGCCGGATTTCCTCACTTCCGCCGCCGCAGATGGTGCTGGCGCTGGGCCGGCCGCACCAGCGGATCCCTTCGCCCCTGCAAGCGGCACAGCTACCAGCTCCCTGAAAACAAAAGCCAATGCGAAGGACATCCTGGTGCAGAACGGCATTCCGTTTCCGGATGGCTCTTCCGCAGCATTCATCTCCGCGACTTCACAATTGATTGTGAGGAACACCCAGCCGTCCCTCGATCTGGTTGAGCAATACGTTGAGGAACTCACGCGGAAGGTTCCCCAGCAGGTGTACATCACGGCCAAGTTCGTCGAGGTAAGTCAGAAGAACACCGATGAGCTCGGCTTCGACTGGACGATGGGCGCCTTCAACATTGGCGGTCAGCGTGTTTTCGGATCGGGTGGCACCACGGGCAACTCTGCCAACGGCTCTGTCTCTGGAACGGATTTCCCGTTCTCGCTCGACGGTTCGGTGGTGGGCAGCAACCCCATCACCAGCGGCAATCGCAGTGGCTCTACTGCCATCAGCACGGACTCGATCGATGGACTGTTGAACGCCCAGAATCTTGCGTCGTCCCTGGCGCCCGGGGTCTTTGCTGTTTCGGGCGTATATACGGATCCGCAGTTTCAGATGGTGATTCGCGCGCTCAGCCAGAAGAAGGGCGTGGATCTCATGAGCGCGCCCAGTGTCACCACGCGCTCAGGTCAACGTGCGACTGTGGAGGTCATTCGCGAGTTCATCTATCCCACCGAGTTCGATCCGCCCCAAATTCCGCAATCAGTGGGTGCTACCACAGGCAGCACGGTCGGCACCTCGAGCAGCTCCACCTTCCCGGTGACGCCCACGACCCCCACCGCCTTCGAAATGCGCCCTGTGGGCGTGCGCATGGAAGTCGATCCCGTGATTGGCCCGGATGGCTACACCATCGATCTCAACCTCGCACCCGAGGTGACTGAGTTCGAAGGCTTCATCAACTACGGCAGCCCGATCAATACCTCCTCCACGGACGCCCTCGGCAACCCGACGACCGTCACGCTTACGGAGAACCGCATCGAGCAGCCCATCTTTTCCACCCGCAAGGTGACCACAGCGGTGACGGTCTGGGACGGGCAGACGGTGGCGATGGGCGGCCTCATCCGTGAGGATGTGCAGCAGGTGGACGACAAAGTGCCGATCCTGGGTGACATCCCGATTCTGGGCCGCCTTTTCCAGAGCAAGGCCGAGGACCACTACAAGCGCAACTTGATGGTCTTCGTCACGGCCAGCCTCATCGACCCGTCCGGTGAGAAGATTCGCAAGCCGGCCCCGGCGCTGGAGCCCGCTGATTCTCTACCCACGGTGGAAACGACCCTACTGCCCCCAGTGTCGCCCTCCCAGCCGGTGCTGCCCCTCAATCCGTAG
- a CDS encoding response regulator transcription factor: MRALVVEDQSDLLRTLAHTLREDGFAVDVAADGGEGLWKALETDYDAVVLDVMLPRVSGWEVLRRLRQTKKTPVLMLTARDSVPDRIRGLNSGADDYLTKPCDLDELLARLRALIRRSVGQPRPLIEVGHILLDLAARTVSKEGHLVSLTAREYALVEFLALRRGKVVSRSALYEHLFDDGEDTQSNLIDVHVYNLRKKFGTEFISTRRGMGYCIK; encoded by the coding sequence ATGCGAGCACTTGTTGTTGAAGATCAGTCGGACCTTTTACGCACCCTTGCGCACACGCTGCGTGAGGACGGTTTTGCCGTCGATGTGGCTGCCGATGGCGGTGAAGGACTCTGGAAAGCACTGGAGACAGACTACGATGCCGTGGTGCTGGATGTGATGCTCCCCAGAGTGAGCGGTTGGGAAGTGTTGCGAAGGTTGCGCCAGACAAAGAAGACCCCGGTGCTCATGCTCACCGCCCGCGATAGCGTGCCAGATCGCATCCGCGGACTGAACAGCGGTGCGGATGATTATCTCACCAAGCCCTGTGACCTGGATGAATTGCTCGCGCGTCTGCGTGCGCTCATTCGTCGCAGTGTGGGGCAGCCGAGACCGCTTATTGAGGTTGGCCACATCCTGTTGGATCTCGCAGCGCGCACCGTATCCAAGGAGGGCCATCTGGTTTCCCTGACCGCACGGGAATATGCGCTGGTGGAGTTCCTGGCGCTACGCCGGGGAAAGGTGGTCTCGCGTTCTGCGCTCTATGAACATCTCTTCGATGATGGAGAGGACACCCAGTCGAATTTGATCGATGTGCATGTGTACAACCTGCGCAAGAAATTCGGAACGGAGTTCATCAGCACCCGCCGCGGCATGGGCTACTGCATCAAATGA
- a CDS encoding HAMP domain-containing sensor histidine kinase, with the protein MKAFHKSLRWRIQAGHAIILLVVLVAFGGTAYWLVRENNFKRLDAELQRRITAVVAGIGPPPALGWEPGFRLQREHRTLFEDGGPGSYYYLVISASGKTIASSPNAPANVPVPAFKDASSDPVVRQRGEFREFMLLSTRPMPPGLMGEQKGVPRVLAPPNRSSANPMVDPPSMPSTPRFRFPLDANFVKKFFPQTMVVVGCSIAPVQAELRHLAWGFTVAGAAVIFLGVATGWHFSGRAIKPIGAISHAARVVAGGNLSERIKIKDATSELGELAGVLNETFTRLQSAFARQAQFTADASHELRTPTFVILLQAQAALKRERSAEEYREALSVCQMAAQQMKNLVNSLLILARQDAPTSEIHRVPCAVDEIVTESASLLRSLAAERNVQVHLDLKSAMALGDPTQLKQVIANLLVNAIEYNRPGGEVKLAVFQDTTGVVFVVSDTGVGISSRDLPHVFDRFYRADNSRSSAEGHTGLGLSICKAIIESHRGTITVASELGKGTTFTVMLPLVPHSETDTEASADPSLRNAPYAITPSITLP; encoded by the coding sequence ATGAAGGCGTTCCACAAATCCCTGCGCTGGCGGATTCAAGCGGGACACGCTATCATCCTGCTGGTGGTACTGGTCGCGTTTGGTGGGACGGCTTACTGGCTTGTTCGAGAAAATAATTTCAAGAGACTTGATGCCGAATTGCAGCGCCGCATCACTGCAGTGGTAGCGGGAATCGGTCCCCCTCCAGCCCTGGGGTGGGAGCCCGGATTCCGCCTGCAGCGCGAGCACCGGACACTCTTTGAGGATGGAGGCCCGGGTTCGTATTATTACCTGGTTATTTCCGCATCCGGCAAGACGATCGCCTCCTCACCGAACGCTCCCGCGAATGTTCCCGTGCCGGCATTCAAAGATGCGTCCAGTGATCCCGTGGTGAGGCAGCGTGGCGAGTTCAGGGAATTCATGCTCTTGTCCACACGACCGATGCCGCCTGGACTCATGGGAGAGCAGAAGGGAGTGCCGCGCGTACTGGCGCCGCCCAATCGGTCTTCTGCAAATCCCATGGTGGACCCGCCCTCGATGCCCAGCACGCCCCGGTTTCGCTTTCCGTTGGATGCGAACTTTGTGAAGAAATTTTTTCCGCAAACCATGGTGGTCGTGGGCTGCTCCATCGCACCGGTCCAGGCAGAGCTGCGCCACCTCGCGTGGGGTTTCACGGTGGCAGGTGCTGCGGTGATTTTTTTGGGAGTGGCTACTGGCTGGCACTTTTCGGGTCGGGCCATCAAGCCCATTGGCGCCATCAGTCATGCGGCAAGAGTCGTGGCCGGAGGCAATCTCTCCGAGCGCATCAAGATCAAGGATGCCACCAGTGAACTGGGTGAGCTGGCAGGGGTTTTGAATGAGACTTTTACCCGGCTGCAATCCGCCTTCGCGAGACAGGCGCAGTTCACCGCGGATGCTTCCCACGAGCTGCGCACGCCGACCTTCGTCATCCTGCTGCAGGCACAGGCGGCGCTAAAGCGAGAGCGTTCAGCGGAGGAATATCGCGAGGCCCTCAGTGTCTGCCAGATGGCCGCGCAGCAGATGAAAAACCTGGTGAACTCGCTCCTCATTCTCGCACGTCAGGATGCTCCCACCAGTGAGATTCATCGAGTGCCTTGTGCCGTGGATGAAATCGTGACGGAATCAGCGAGCCTCCTTCGCTCGCTCGCTGCGGAACGGAATGTCCAGGTGCATCTCGACCTCAAGTCTGCCATGGCCTTGGGAGACCCGACGCAGTTGAAGCAGGTGATCGCAAACCTTCTCGTCAATGCCATCGAATACAACCGGCCCGGCGGTGAGGTGAAGTTGGCCGTATTCCAGGATACAACTGGTGTGGTGTTCGTTGTCAGCGACACCGGCGTGGGCATCTCCTCTCGCGACCTGCCGCATGTGTTTGATCGCTTCTATCGCGCGGATAACTCACGTTCTTCCGCGGAAGGCCACACCGGATTGGGACTTTCGATCTGCAAGGCCATCATCGAATCTCATCGCGGTACGATCACGGTCGCAAGCGAACTTGGCAAAGGCACCACATTCACAGTGATGCTTCCGCTGGTGCCTCACAGCGAGACTGACACTGAGGCGAGCGCTGATCCCAGCCTGCGAAACGCGCCCTACGCAATCACGCCCTCTATCACATTGCCGTAA
- a CDS encoding DUF1501 domain-containing protein, which produces MPQPSPACSDFHSTHLLSRRSILRVGGMGLFGMTLPRLLGAMEAAKIEKRVAKAKSVIFLFQWGGPSHLETFDMKPDAPSGIRGFHKPMSSNVDGIQVNSLLPKTAQIMDKVTLIRSVHHNMKNHNSAGYYALSGHAPPSDDQRLKDTPDLFPAYTSVADVMLPSRLEIPTSVHLPFVISDGTQTPGQFASFLGKARDPFLVTKDPNEPNFALPELSLPDGITYERLAARREMQKLVDNQSRLLEYSAAARGLDGYYEKALAMLHSSQVREAFDLGKESDKVRDSYGRSSYGQSCLLARRLVEAGVKFVTVTFDPNIGGRVTTSGGWDTHGFDNTRMFPIIEQRHLPMTEQTLPTLLIDLDQRGLLDETLVVWVGEFGRTPRVNKSLSRDHWPFCYTALMAGGGTKRGFVYGASDKNGEHPADKPVKPDDLAATMYHLMGIDPHHELHDLANRPVPLSYGNVIEGVIA; this is translated from the coding sequence ATGCCCCAGCCATCTCCAGCCTGCAGTGACTTCCACAGCACTCACCTGCTGAGTCGCCGCTCGATCCTGCGCGTCGGTGGCATGGGTCTGTTTGGCATGACACTGCCACGGCTCCTCGGCGCCATGGAGGCTGCCAAGATCGAGAAGCGCGTGGCCAAGGCAAAGTCCGTCATCTTCCTTTTCCAGTGGGGTGGCCCGAGTCATCTGGAGACCTTTGACATGAAGCCGGATGCGCCCAGTGGCATCCGCGGCTTTCACAAGCCGATGTCCAGCAACGTGGACGGCATCCAGGTGAACTCCCTGCTCCCGAAGACCGCGCAGATCATGGACAAGGTGACGCTCATCCGCAGCGTGCATCACAACATGAAGAATCACAACAGCGCGGGCTACTACGCGCTGTCCGGCCATGCGCCGCCCAGTGATGACCAGCGCCTGAAGGACACGCCGGATCTCTTCCCCGCGTACACCAGTGTGGCGGATGTGATGCTGCCCTCACGGTTGGAAATTCCCACCTCGGTGCATCTGCCTTTCGTGATCAGCGATGGCACCCAGACGCCGGGGCAATTCGCCAGCTTCTTGGGCAAAGCGCGCGATCCCTTCCTCGTCACCAAAGATCCGAACGAGCCCAACTTCGCCCTGCCTGAGCTGAGCCTGCCGGATGGCATCACGTATGAGCGGCTCGCCGCGCGCCGCGAGATGCAGAAGCTGGTGGACAACCAGAGCCGACTTCTGGAGTACTCCGCCGCAGCGCGCGGTCTGGATGGCTATTATGAAAAGGCGCTCGCCATGCTGCACAGCTCGCAGGTGCGTGAGGCCTTCGACCTGGGCAAGGAATCCGACAAGGTGCGCGACTCCTACGGACGCAGCTCGTATGGACAAAGCTGCCTGCTTGCGCGCCGCTTGGTGGAAGCTGGGGTGAAATTTGTCACCGTGACCTTCGACCCCAATATCGGGGGACGTGTCACCACCAGTGGTGGCTGGGATACGCATGGCTTCGATAACACGCGCATGTTCCCCATCATCGAGCAGCGTCACCTGCCCATGACGGAGCAGACGCTGCCCACGCTGTTGATTGATCTGGATCAACGCGGACTGCTGGATGAAACACTCGTCGTGTGGGTCGGTGAATTCGGCCGCACACCTCGCGTGAACAAGTCCCTGAGTCGCGACCACTGGCCTTTCTGCTACACTGCCCTCATGGCTGGTGGTGGCACGAAGCGCGGTTTTGTATACGGCGCCTCCGACAAGAACGGTGAACATCCCGCGGACAAGCCGGTGAAGCCCGATGACCTTGCCGCGACGATGTATCACCTCATGGGCATCGACCCGCATCACGAGTTGCATGACCTCGCCAATCGTCCTGTGCCGCTGAGTTACGGCAATGTGATAGAGGGCGTGATTGCGTAG
- a CDS encoding AMP-binding protein yields MATHALYRDFPKEGTEGNVWQRFESIVQAHANRPAVSGEKGVLTYRQLWKQARAIQRALGPPGPPVALLLRHEASMIAPILGAVAAGRPYVFLNPSLPVERLRFMLEDSGAKTLITKDTMQVADTLTGPDIVRLDVADMIQAAKDASEDETNANAVPIQAGAPLCMNYTSGTTSTPSGVVRSHRALLVNIRNMTRLGKISPADRLTCLISPTFGAAMMDIFGALLNGACLHIYDVRGSGLEKLPDWIEANEITFYHSVPTLFRSFVSAVKDASTLRSMRFVLLGGEQVFASDLDAFQRLFPRGAVFQNVLGMTEGAGILCSYLADHGTPNTENRVPVGYPVDEKQIWIADEHGAQLPFGEPGEIVVQSRALSTGYINREEATRRKFREAADGSGDCLLFTGDLGRIRPDDGALVWLGRKDLQAKVGGIRISPAEVEAELLKLPSIRAAAVTVVTSGENKQAQILAWVIARENSFLDPDALRRELQNELPGDAMPGRFIQLDSLPVLPNGKVDRNSLTLDHPAVKRGANLFPVAPRTDTERTVAAAFARTLNVERVGAYDHFFELGGDSLGAINVLGTLSTTYGFELPTVALLHHPTVAVLAEMIPIWAAQATSAGTSFGGQALPAKNLSIVTMRTQGTRAPIFICPGGHGSENELLVFAKMLVMLDLDRPIHGLRLSAFTDRYRDMHSLTAAAAEIGEQLLSAHPHGAFILMGECGSGVLAAEIARWIEQVAPDRMPEKIILLDSRTNEHRLAHGTRFENADELLQPHMKDFFRLLLTWETPQVNFPMELINSEGFLSEGNDPSLGWQKLSRHPLPVHRIPGDHFSYIREHADKVASVIHKMLDTNEAAAASVSGNSGDLDRAG; encoded by the coding sequence GTGGCCACCCACGCGCTGTACCGTGATTTCCCCAAAGAAGGTACAGAAGGAAATGTGTGGCAGCGGTTTGAGAGCATCGTGCAGGCGCATGCGAACCGCCCTGCGGTCTCTGGGGAGAAGGGAGTACTGACCTACCGCCAGCTTTGGAAGCAAGCACGCGCCATTCAACGCGCTCTGGGCCCGCCTGGCCCTCCGGTGGCGCTGCTACTGCGTCATGAGGCCTCCATGATTGCACCCATCCTGGGTGCAGTCGCTGCGGGCAGACCCTATGTTTTTCTGAATCCCTCCCTGCCCGTGGAGCGACTCCGCTTCATGCTGGAAGACTCGGGGGCAAAGACCCTGATCACCAAAGACACGATGCAGGTGGCAGACACGCTCACCGGTCCAGACATCGTACGACTGGATGTGGCGGACATGATTCAAGCCGCGAAGGATGCGTCCGAAGATGAGACAAACGCAAACGCGGTGCCGATCCAAGCGGGGGCACCGCTGTGCATGAACTACACCTCGGGCACCACCAGCACGCCTTCCGGTGTGGTGCGCAGCCATCGCGCCCTGCTGGTCAACATCCGGAACATGACCCGGCTGGGCAAGATTTCACCAGCGGACCGGCTCACCTGTCTCATCTCGCCTACCTTTGGTGCGGCGATGATGGACATCTTCGGAGCGCTGCTGAACGGCGCGTGCCTTCACATCTACGATGTGCGCGGCAGCGGTCTGGAAAAGCTGCCGGACTGGATCGAGGCCAATGAGATCACGTTCTACCATTCGGTGCCCACGTTGTTCCGCTCCTTCGTGTCTGCGGTGAAGGATGCGTCCACGTTGCGCTCCATGCGCTTTGTATTGCTGGGCGGCGAACAGGTCTTCGCGTCGGATCTGGACGCGTTTCAAAGGCTCTTCCCTCGAGGCGCGGTGTTTCAAAATGTGCTGGGCATGACAGAGGGTGCGGGGATCCTCTGCAGCTACCTGGCTGACCATGGAACACCCAATACAGAGAATCGTGTGCCGGTGGGATATCCCGTGGATGAGAAGCAGATCTGGATTGCTGACGAACACGGCGCGCAATTGCCGTTTGGAGAGCCCGGGGAAATTGTCGTGCAGAGCCGCGCGCTCTCCACGGGCTACATCAATCGTGAAGAGGCCACCCGGCGGAAGTTTCGCGAGGCGGCCGATGGTTCGGGCGATTGCCTTTTGTTCACTGGGGATCTCGGTCGCATCCGACCCGATGACGGCGCACTCGTGTGGCTGGGAAGAAAAGATCTGCAGGCAAAGGTGGGAGGCATTCGCATCAGCCCGGCCGAGGTGGAAGCCGAGCTCCTCAAGCTGCCCTCCATTCGTGCCGCTGCGGTCACCGTGGTGACATCCGGTGAGAACAAGCAGGCGCAGATCCTGGCGTGGGTCATTGCCAGGGAAAATAGCTTCCTGGATCCGGACGCCCTGCGACGGGAACTGCAGAACGAACTGCCGGGCGATGCCATGCCGGGCAGGTTTATCCAACTCGACAGCCTGCCTGTGCTTCCCAATGGAAAGGTAGATCGCAATTCGCTCACACTCGATCACCCGGCGGTGAAGAGGGGAGCCAACCTCTTCCCTGTGGCGCCAAGAACGGACACAGAGCGCACCGTGGCCGCGGCATTCGCACGCACGCTGAACGTGGAGCGCGTGGGTGCCTATGATCACTTTTTCGAGCTGGGTGGCGACTCGCTCGGCGCCATCAATGTGCTGGGCACGCTCTCGACGACCTACGGTTTCGAGTTGCCAACCGTGGCGTTGTTGCATCATCCCACAGTCGCGGTCCTCGCAGAGATGATCCCGATCTGGGCAGCCCAGGCGACATCAGCCGGAACCTCCTTCGGAGGACAAGCGCTGCCTGCAAAAAACCTGTCCATCGTTACCATGCGCACCCAGGGAACCCGCGCGCCGATCTTCATCTGCCCCGGCGGCCACGGAAGCGAGAACGAACTGCTGGTCTTCGCCAAGATGCTGGTGATGCTCGATCTGGATCGTCCCATTCATGGGCTCAGGCTTTCCGCTTTCACCGACAGGTACCGTGACATGCATTCGCTCACGGCAGCGGCGGCGGAAATCGGCGAGCAACTGCTGAGCGCGCATCCCCACGGTGCATTCATTTTGATGGGCGAGTGCGGCTCAGGGGTGCTGGCGGCGGAAATCGCGCGGTGGATTGAGCAGGTGGCCCCGGACAGGATGCCGGAGAAGATCATCCTGCTGGACAGTCGGACCAACGAACACCGCTTGGCGCACGGAACACGTTTTGAGAACGCTGATGAGCTTTTGCAACCTCACATGAAGGACTTCTTCCGCCTCCTGCTCACGTGGGAGACACCTCAGGTGAACTTCCCCATGGAGTTGATCAACAGCGAAGGATTTCTCTCCGAGGGGAATGACCCCTCGCTGGGCTGGCAGAAACTGAGCCGTCATCCGCTGCCGGTGCATCGGATTCCCGGCGATCATTTCAGCTACATCCGGGAGCACGCGGACAAAGTGGCTTCTGTCATCCACAAGATGCTCGACACGAACGAAGCCGCGGCTGCCTCTGTCTCAGGCAATTCGGGGGATCTGGACCGGGCGGGGTAG
- a CDS encoding class I SAM-dependent methyltransferase translates to MANLGFEPVYRSGHPEKLPWHWAGLDPDVALALQKLHITGGRIVDLGAGAGTQAVALAQRGFEAWATDFSAAAMQCAASLATEKGVSVTCVVDNVCNTKLQENFDLVLDRGCFHVVPPAQRPAYLSSLAKILPVGGLLFLKCFSIAEPPRPGPFRFSEKEVLEYFGANYERIDGWDTEFHGTRQPHPRAIFVILRRVS, encoded by the coding sequence GTGGCCAATCTTGGGTTCGAACCCGTCTACAGAAGCGGCCATCCGGAAAAGCTTCCGTGGCACTGGGCGGGCCTGGATCCCGATGTAGCACTCGCATTGCAAAAGCTGCACATCACCGGAGGACGCATCGTGGATTTGGGAGCAGGTGCCGGGACTCAAGCCGTGGCTCTCGCGCAGCGTGGCTTCGAAGCATGGGCCACCGATTTTTCAGCGGCAGCCATGCAATGCGCGGCAAGTCTTGCCACCGAGAAAGGCGTCTCTGTCACCTGCGTGGTGGATAATGTGTGCAACACCAAGCTACAGGAGAATTTTGATCTGGTGTTGGATCGCGGCTGCTTTCATGTCGTCCCTCCAGCGCAACGTCCTGCCTACCTCTCCTCCCTCGCGAAGATTCTGCCCGTGGGTGGCCTGCTCTTCCTCAAATGCTTCAGCATTGCTGAACCTCCACGACCAGGTCCCTTCCGCTTCTCAGAGAAGGAGGTGCTGGAATACTTCGGTGCAAATTATGAGCGAATCGATGGATGGGACACGGAGTTTCACGGCACACGCCAGCCGCATCCCCGGGCTATCTTTGTGATCTTGCGGCGTGTGTCCTGA
- a CDS encoding adenylyl-sulfate kinase, with protein sequence MSGIIYWFFGRSGAGKSTLSSSIVEHLRKEGRTVQLVDGDELRAGVCADLGYDDASRTENHRRAAEIARLASAQGMTVVGATMCPARHHRALLRSILGDQLRLIHVKASHEVCAARDPKGLYRRAQQGLITHFAADTFEEPDESEVDGVIDTNQADPEACCEVTWQMARRFLQEAT encoded by the coding sequence ATGAGTGGAATCATCTATTGGTTTTTTGGTCGATCCGGCGCGGGAAAAAGCACCCTCTCCAGCAGCATCGTAGAACACCTGCGCAAGGAGGGCAGGACGGTGCAGCTCGTGGATGGAGACGAACTTCGGGCGGGGGTGTGCGCGGACCTGGGCTATGATGATGCCAGCCGCACGGAGAATCACCGCCGCGCTGCGGAGATTGCGAGGCTGGCCAGTGCGCAGGGGATGACAGTGGTGGGTGCCACCATGTGTCCGGCAAGGCATCACCGCGCGCTCTTGAGAAGCATCCTGGGGGACCAGTTGCGCCTGATCCACGTGAAAGCCAGCCACGAGGTTTGCGCGGCGCGCGACCCGAAGGGACTTTATCGACGGGCGCAGCAGGGATTGATCACGCACTTTGCCGCAGACACGTTTGAAGAGCCTGACGAAAGCGAAGTGGATGGCGTGATCGATACCAATCAAGCAGACCCGGAAGCCTGCTGCGAAGTCACGTGGCAGATGGCCCGGCGGTTCCTTCAAGAGGCCACATAG
- a CDS encoding sulfotransferase domain-containing protein: MIIWLASYPRSGNTLLRTVLQQTMGLHSLPERTEWPRLLQSKVSPNENSQAFGEIHPEMPWEEFYPMATASEQVHLVKTHEGPIDDQPAIYVVRNGRKAIYSYLQYHQKLLPEIGRTLVELVTGHDYYGDWSSHYHAWNDEFASAPRLLVRFEDLREASPALLQRLAGFVSHTVEPRPWANPFATLQQREPLVFREGKSQWERPADWTREVDWLFRVFHGQLMSTLGYEEAEMESNTDVWETWIEQAANTAMQCLEASEMMHQSVRRTEAQTALLRARLQL, encoded by the coding sequence ATGATCATCTGGCTAGCCTCCTATCCTCGCAGTGGCAATACGCTACTGCGCACCGTTCTCCAGCAGACCATGGGACTGCATTCACTGCCCGAGCGCACCGAATGGCCGCGCCTTCTGCAGTCCAAGGTCAGCCCCAATGAGAACAGCCAGGCCTTCGGCGAGATCCATCCCGAGATGCCATGGGAGGAGTTCTATCCCATGGCCACGGCCTCGGAACAGGTGCATCTGGTCAAGACGCATGAAGGTCCCATCGATGACCAGCCTGCCATCTATGTGGTGCGAAATGGACGCAAGGCCATCTACAGCTACCTGCAATACCACCAGAAACTGCTGCCGGAGATCGGCCGGACCCTCGTCGAACTGGTGACGGGACATGATTACTACGGGGACTGGAGTTCCCACTACCACGCGTGGAATGACGAATTCGCGAGCGCGCCGCGCCTCTTGGTACGCTTCGAAGATCTTCGTGAGGCATCACCCGCACTGCTACAGCGCCTGGCTGGCTTCGTCAGCCACACCGTGGAGCCGCGTCCTTGGGCGAATCCGTTTGCGACCCTGCAGCAGAGAGAGCCGCTTGTCTTCCGCGAGGGCAAGTCTCAATGGGAACGTCCAGCAGACTGGACCCGGGAAGTGGACTGGCTCTTCCGCGTGTTTCACGGACAACTGATGTCCACACTCGGCTACGAGGAGGCGGAAATGGAATCCAACACGGATGTCTGGGAGACCTGGATAGAACAGGCTGCGAATACCGCGATGCAGTGCCTCGAGGCCTCCGAGATGATGCACCAGTCCGTGCGCCGTACCGAGGCTCAAACCGCGTTGCTACGTGCGCGGTTGCAGCTATGA